Proteins encoded together in one Pseudoroseomonas cervicalis window:
- a CDS encoding D-amino acid dehydrogenase, giving the protein MRITILGAGVIGVASAYWLQKAGHQVTVLERREAAGVETSWGNGAIIHVSSVQPWAAPGVPLKVLKWLGKEDAPMLLRASALPRMWRWGLGFLAASRAARHNEGAISNLELALLSARSMAEIRAETGIEYDYAGQCVLKTFADEETLGAAHAAHLALAPHGLVTELLDREACVAREPALAAVAHRIAGGLYFPQDEVGDCNKFSQGLAAWCAARGAAFHYNTEVRGLVLQGDRVAAVASSQGDIASDAVVVALGSHSPALLRPIGIELPVYPVKGLSVTVPRSVWPEGPRHAILDDSRKFALTPLGDRYRIVGSAEVADFDTTPSPRRIAALMRGVGELFPQLAVADSAPGAVRWAGLRPMVPDGRPRIGPTRIPNLYLNTGHGHTGWTMAAGSGRRLAGLIAGDEKATA; this is encoded by the coding sequence ATGCGCATCACCATCCTGGGCGCCGGGGTCATCGGCGTCGCCAGCGCCTACTGGCTGCAGAAGGCGGGCCACCAGGTCACCGTGCTGGAGCGGCGCGAGGCCGCCGGCGTCGAGACCAGCTGGGGCAATGGCGCCATCATCCATGTCAGCTCCGTGCAGCCCTGGGCGGCGCCGGGCGTGCCGCTGAAGGTGCTGAAATGGCTGGGGAAGGAGGATGCGCCGATGCTGCTGCGCGCCTCCGCCCTGCCGCGCATGTGGCGCTGGGGGTTGGGCTTCCTCGCCGCCTCCCGCGCCGCGCGGCACAATGAGGGGGCGATTTCCAACCTGGAGCTGGCGCTGCTCTCCGCCCGCTCCATGGCCGAGATCCGCGCCGAGACCGGAATCGAATACGACTATGCCGGGCAATGCGTGCTGAAGACCTTCGCCGATGAGGAAACGCTGGGGGCGGCGCATGCCGCGCATCTGGCGCTGGCCCCGCATGGCCTGGTGACCGAGCTGCTGGACCGCGAGGCCTGCGTGGCGCGCGAGCCGGCGCTGGCCGCGGTGGCGCACCGCATCGCCGGCGGGCTGTATTTCCCGCAGGATGAGGTCGGCGACTGCAACAAGTTCAGCCAGGGCCTGGCCGCCTGGTGCGCCGCGCGCGGCGCGGCCTTCCACTACAACACCGAGGTGCGCGGGCTGGTGCTGCAGGGCGACCGTGTCGCGGCGGTGGCCAGCAGCCAGGGCGACATCGCCTCCGACGCGGTGGTGGTGGCGCTGGGCAGCCATTCGCCGGCGCTGCTGCGCCCGATCGGCATCGAGCTGCCGGTCTATCCGGTGAAGGGCCTGTCGGTGACCGTGCCGCGCAGCGTCTGGCCGGAGGGGCCGCGCCACGCCATCCTCGACGATAGCCGCAAATTCGCCCTCACCCCGCTCGGCGATCGCTATCGCATCGTGGGCTCGGCCGAGGTGGCGGATTTCGACACCACCCCCTCGCCGCGCCGCATCGCAGCCCTGATGCGCGGGGTGGGCGAACTGTTCCCGCAATTGGCGGTGGCCGATTCGGCGCCGGGCGCGGTGCGCTGGGCCGGGCTGCGGCCGATGGTGCCGGATGGGCGCCCGCGCATCGGCCCGACCCGCATCCCCAACCTCTATCTAAACACCGGCCATGGCCATACCGGCTGGACCATGGCCGCCGGTTCCGGCCGCCGCCTGGCCGGGCTGATCGCGGGTGACGAAAAAGCAACCGCATGA
- a CDS encoding ABC transporter substrate-binding protein, with product MKRLLLAATSLLALGAGMLGAKPAQAQQRLVVAAYGGSYERVMREHVIPAFERANNVRIDYLAGNSTDTLAKVQAQRGNQQIGVIVVDDGPMFQAIGLGFCQKVTDRAAIDALYPIAVLGDGAALGTGFGYTGLAYNEQVFRERNLPLPTSWNDLTRADLRGRIAIPGIDNTYGVHTVAMMARINGGSEREPGPGFRAMRERVNPNVLAYESSPGKMSDMFTAGEVWMAVWGSSRARAMQVAGFPMGFVAPKEGGVALMTATCAVEGGPLPELAQKFVAHLVSPDVQAAFSRDYGSGPTNRHTQLPPEVAQTVIYGEEQVKTLVAMDWTAINPARQEWTRRWQREVER from the coding sequence ATGAAGAGACTGCTTCTGGCGGCCACCTCGCTGCTCGCCCTCGGCGCCGGCATGCTCGGTGCCAAACCCGCGCAGGCGCAGCAGCGCCTGGTCGTCGCCGCCTATGGCGGCAGCTATGAGCGGGTGATGCGCGAGCATGTGATCCCGGCCTTCGAACGCGCCAACAATGTGCGCATCGACTATCTGGCCGGCAATTCCACCGACACCCTGGCCAAGGTGCAGGCGCAGCGCGGCAACCAGCAGATCGGCGTCATCGTCGTCGATGACGGGCCGATGTTCCAGGCGATCGGCCTCGGCTTCTGCCAGAAGGTCACCGACCGCGCCGCCATCGACGCGCTCTACCCGATCGCCGTGCTGGGCGATGGCGCGGCGCTCGGCACCGGCTTCGGCTATACCGGCCTCGCCTATAACGAGCAGGTCTTCCGCGAGCGCAATTTGCCGCTGCCGACCAGCTGGAACGATCTGACGCGCGCCGACCTTCGCGGGCGCATCGCCATCCCCGGCATCGACAACACCTATGGCGTGCACACCGTCGCCATGATGGCGCGCATCAATGGCGGCTCGGAGCGCGAGCCGGGCCCCGGCTTCCGCGCCATGCGCGAGCGGGTGAACCCCAATGTGCTCGCCTATGAAAGCAGCCCCGGCAAGATGAGCGACATGTTCACCGCCGGCGAGGTGTGGATGGCGGTCTGGGGTTCCTCCCGCGCGCGCGCCATGCAGGTGGCGGGTTTCCCGATGGGCTTCGTCGCGCCCAAGGAAGGCGGCGTCGCGCTGATGACCGCGACCTGCGCGGTAGAGGGCGGGCCGCTGCCCGAGCTGGCGCAGAAATTCGTCGCCCACCTGGTCTCGCCCGATGTGCAGGCCGCCTTCTCGCGCGACTACGGCTCCGGCCCCACCAACCGGCATACGCAATTGCCGCCCGAGGTGGCGCAGACGGTGATCTATGGCGAGGAGCAGGTGAAGACCCTGGTCGCCATGGACTGGACCGCCATCAACCCCGCCCGCCAGGAATGGACGCGCCGCTGGCAGCGCGAGGTCGAGCGCTGA
- a CDS encoding amino acid ABC transporter permease, whose translation MDYHFDWSVITRNADRFAEALALGLGLAVLSLAIGCVLGLACAYARQSGRIWLSAPVRFYVEVIRCTPLLLLIFFIYFGLPELGIYGMDKFQSFVLTLSLYAGAYMSEVFRAGLASIPKQYVEAAKAIGMRPWQRQRWVVLPVMFRITLPSISNNLISLFKDTSLAAAIAIPELTFVARQINANTFRVMEVWLTASALYLATAWLLAALLRRVERRYASIR comes from the coding sequence ATCGACTATCATTTCGACTGGAGCGTCATCACCCGCAACGCCGACCGCTTCGCCGAGGCCTTGGCGCTCGGCCTCGGGCTCGCGGTGCTGTCGCTGGCGATCGGCTGCGTGCTCGGCCTCGCCTGCGCCTATGCGCGGCAATCCGGGCGCATCTGGCTCTCCGCCCCGGTGCGCTTCTATGTCGAGGTCATCCGCTGCACGCCGCTGCTGCTGCTGATCTTCTTCATCTATTTCGGCCTGCCCGAGCTCGGCATCTACGGCATGGACAAGTTCCAGAGCTTCGTGCTGACGCTCTCCCTCTATGCCGGCGCCTACATGTCCGAGGTGTTCCGCGCCGGCCTCGCCTCCATCCCGAAGCAGTATGTCGAGGCGGCGAAGGCGATCGGCATGCGGCCCTGGCAGCGGCAGCGCTGGGTGGTGCTGCCGGTGATGTTCCGCATCACGCTCCCCAGCATCAGCAATAACCTGATCTCGCTGTTCAAGGACACCTCGCTGGCCGCCGCCATCGCCATCCCCGAGCTGACCTTCGTGGCGCGGCAGATCAACGCCAACACCTTCCGGGTGATGGAGGTGTGGCTGACCGCCTCGGCCCTCTACCTCGCCACCGCCTGGCTGCTCGCCGCGCTGCTGCGCCGGGTCGAGCGGCGCTACGCCAGCATCCGCTGA
- a CDS encoding RidA family protein, producing MPKRIIASDKIGRSRLPFAQATVAGGFMFVCCMGNDREGRYALGDARAQTQQAIDNIRTLLEEAGGSLRDVVKCTVYVTDRAYWQPMNEVYFSNFAEDPPHRVSCIVQGLGSPDAVVEIDATAYLGEED from the coding sequence ATGCCCAAGCGTATCATCGCCTCCGACAAGATCGGCCGCAGCCGGCTGCCCTTCGCCCAGGCCACCGTCGCCGGCGGCTTCATGTTCGTCTGCTGCATGGGCAATGACCGCGAGGGCCGCTACGCCCTCGGCGATGCCCGCGCGCAGACGCAGCAGGCCATCGACAACATCCGCACTTTGCTGGAGGAGGCCGGCGGCTCGCTGCGCGACGTGGTGAAATGCACCGTCTACGTCACCGACCGCGCCTATTGGCAGCCGATGAACGAGGTCTATTTCTCGAATTTCGCCGAGGATCCGCCGCACCGGGTCTCCTGCATCGTGCAGGGGCTGGGCTCGCCCGACGCGGTGGTGGAGATCGATGCCACCGCGTATCTGGGCGAGGAGGACTGA
- a CDS encoding amino acid ABC transporter permease — protein sequence MFDLSMQPGTYLFELWQARYSLLSGIWTTLSSSALTILAATILGTLLGLVLAYGGAFSRFLARLYVDILRGIPVLVLILFTYYGLALFGINVPAFWAGVIALSAFATAHVAETLRGAVESVPAGQMEAAKAIGLRFPQRLVYVVLPQALRRMLPPWVNTGLEVVKGTTLLSVIGVVELLLASQQVMARNYLIIDFYLTAGLFYLVINAAIAQLGAALERRFSYLRY from the coding sequence ATGTTCGATCTCTCGATGCAGCCCGGCACCTATCTGTTCGAGCTGTGGCAGGCGCGCTACTCGCTGCTCTCCGGCATCTGGACCACGCTGTCGAGCTCGGCGCTGACCATCCTGGCGGCGACCATCCTGGGCACGCTGCTCGGCCTGGTGCTGGCCTATGGCGGCGCTTTTTCCCGCTTCCTGGCGCGGCTCTATGTCGACATCCTGCGCGGCATTCCGGTGCTGGTGCTGATCCTGTTCACCTATTACGGGCTGGCGCTGTTCGGCATCAACGTGCCGGCCTTCTGGGCGGGCGTCATCGCGCTCTCCGCCTTCGCCACAGCGCATGTGGCGGAGACGCTGCGCGGCGCGGTGGAATCGGTGCCTGCCGGGCAGATGGAGGCGGCGAAGGCGATCGGGCTGCGCTTCCCGCAGCGGCTGGTCTATGTGGTGCTGCCGCAGGCGCTGCGCCGCATGCTGCCGCCCTGGGTGAACACGGGCCTGGAGGTGGTGAAGGGCACCACCCTGCTCTCGGTGATCGGCGTGGTGGAGCTGCTGCTGGCCAGCCAGCAGGTGATGGCGCGCAACTACCTGATCATCGATTTCTACCTGACCGCCGGGCTGTTCTACCTGGTGATCAACGCCGCCATCGCGCAGCTCGGCGCGGCGCTGGAGCGGCGCTTCTCCTATCTGCGCTACTGA
- a CDS encoding LysR substrate-binding domain-containing protein has product MTPTRLRQLEAFRAVLRAGSVGGAAELLTLSQPAVTKLLRALEEETGLALFDRSRRRLAPTPEARRFEAEVEALFAAARRVDQLAIDMRSTGMGELRVACLPLFGASFMPALLAEFAKGEGRPRVALTVASSHEVAEMVQRGGADLGFALPVAAVASLHAAPPYRLPAMVLLPPGHRLAGRAELAPRELEGEACISLGGQYRLRHLADELFERHGVRRVMVAETQNAQAACAMVAAGLGFAVTDPVSAQGFAGRAAALRLAPGTAFHIHVLAPPGRPLALLARRFLPRVSAALARLGVRPAARARARGPEP; this is encoded by the coding sequence ATGACGCCCACCCGTCTCCGCCAGCTCGAGGCCTTCCGGGCGGTGCTGCGCGCCGGCTCGGTGGGCGGCGCCGCCGAGCTGCTGACCCTGTCGCAGCCGGCGGTGACCAAGCTGCTGCGCGCGCTGGAGGAGGAGACGGGGCTGGCCCTGTTCGACCGCAGCCGCCGCCGCCTGGCGCCGACGCCCGAGGCGCGGCGCTTCGAGGCGGAGGTGGAGGCGCTGTTCGCCGCCGCCCGGCGGGTGGACCAGCTGGCCATCGACATGCGCAGCACCGGCATGGGCGAGCTGCGGGTCGCCTGCCTGCCGCTGTTCGGCGCTTCCTTCATGCCCGCTCTGCTGGCCGAATTCGCCAAGGGCGAGGGCCGGCCGCGCGTGGCGCTGACCGTCGCCAGCTCGCATGAGGTGGCGGAGATGGTGCAGCGCGGCGGCGCCGATCTCGGCTTCGCCTTGCCGGTGGCGGCGGTTGCCTCGCTGCATGCGGCGCCGCCCTACCGGCTGCCGGCCATGGTGCTGCTGCCGCCGGGCCACCGGCTCGCCGGCCGCGCCGAGCTGGCGCCGCGCGAGCTGGAGGGCGAGGCCTGCATCTCGCTCGGCGGCCAGTACCGGCTGCGCCATCTGGCCGATGAGCTGTTCGAGCGGCATGGCGTGCGCCGGGTGATGGTGGCGGAGACGCAGAACGCCCAGGCCGCCTGCGCCATGGTGGCGGCGGGGCTCGGCTTCGCGGTGACCGACCCGGTCTCCGCCCAGGGCTTCGCCGGCCGTGCCGCGGCGCTGCGGCTGGCGCCGGGCACCGCCTTCCACATCCATGTGCTGGCGCCGCCGGGGCGGCCGCTGGCGCTGCTGGCGCGGCGCTTCCTGCCGCGCGTCTCGGCGGCGCTGGCGCGGCTCGGGGTGCGGCCGGCCGCCCGGGCCCGGGCGCGCGGCCCGGAACCCTAG
- a CDS encoding amino acid ABC transporter ATP-binding protein yields MAEDVLLQARKVHKSFGETEVLKGIDLDVRQGQVVALIGASGSGKTTFLRCVNLLEEHDAGEILLDGEPVGYRMEGGKRRRMSEAAISAQRARIGMVFQQFNLFPHLTAEENVMLGLTKVLGKPKAEAREIAGHWLARVGLEARRGHYPYQLSGGQQQRVAIARAVAMQPRLLLFDEVTSALDPELVAEVLAVMQSLAESGQTMLLVSHEMLFVRDVSHHVVFMDQGRVAQAGPPAEVFGNPESERLRSFLGRFHGLLGGV; encoded by the coding sequence ATGGCCGAGGATGTGCTGCTGCAGGCCCGCAAGGTGCACAAGAGCTTCGGCGAGACCGAGGTGCTGAAGGGCATCGATCTGGATGTGCGGCAGGGCCAGGTGGTGGCGCTGATCGGCGCCTCCGGCTCCGGCAAGACCACCTTCCTGCGCTGCGTGAATTTGCTGGAGGAACACGATGCCGGCGAGATTCTTCTGGATGGCGAGCCGGTCGGCTACCGCATGGAGGGCGGCAAGCGCCGCCGGATGAGCGAGGCCGCCATCTCCGCCCAGCGGGCGCGGATCGGCATGGTGTTCCAGCAGTTCAACCTCTTCCCGCATCTGACGGCGGAGGAGAATGTCATGCTCGGCCTGACCAAGGTGCTGGGCAAGCCGAAGGCGGAGGCGCGCGAGATCGCCGGGCACTGGCTGGCCCGGGTGGGGCTGGAGGCGCGGCGCGGCCACTACCCCTACCAGCTCTCCGGCGGGCAGCAGCAGCGTGTGGCCATCGCCCGCGCGGTCGCCATGCAGCCGCGCCTGCTGCTGTTCGACGAGGTGACCAGCGCGCTGGACCCGGAGCTGGTGGCCGAGGTGCTGGCGGTGATGCAGAGCCTGGCGGAAAGCGGCCAGACCATGCTGCTGGTCAGCCACGAGATGCTGTTCGTGCGCGACGTCTCGCACCATGTGGTCTTCATGGACCAGGGACGGGTGGCGCAGGCCGGGCCGCCGGCGGAGGTGTTTGGGAACCCGGAGAGCGAGCGGCTGCGGAGCTTCTTGGGGCGGTTCCACGGGCTGCTCGGCGGGGTTTAG
- a CDS encoding ABC transporter ATP-binding protein, translating into MAGEAFLALDGVAKSYGPVQAVQDISFGVAQGEFLGLLGPSGCGKTTTLQMIAGFETPSRGSIRLAGQDLTATPPSRRNIGLVFQSYALFPHMSAAENVAFGLEMRRVPKPERRARVARALDLVHLAHLADRFPRQMSGGQQQRVALARALVIEPRLLLLDEPLSNLDAKLREEMQVELRELQKRVGVTTILVTHDQQEAMALCDRVAVMQGGRIVQIDQPWRAYDAPADGFVADFLGRSNCLPARAGGGMAEAAGHRFRLPEPLASLSGEVALSIRPERLQLQPEDAPGLPGTVHSRVFLGGFWLYRVATPAGDMLVTAQNTGAAPAEEGSPVTLAWEPHSLRRHA; encoded by the coding sequence ATGGCGGGCGAGGCCTTCCTGGCGCTGGACGGGGTGGCGAAGAGCTACGGCCCCGTCCAGGCGGTGCAGGACATCTCCTTCGGTGTGGCGCAGGGGGAGTTCCTCGGGCTGCTCGGCCCCTCGGGCTGCGGCAAGACCACCACGCTGCAGATGATCGCGGGGTTCGAGACGCCGAGCCGGGGCAGCATCCGCCTGGCCGGACAGGACCTCACCGCCACACCGCCCAGCCGGCGCAATATCGGCCTGGTGTTCCAGTCCTACGCGCTGTTCCCGCATATGAGCGCGGCGGAGAATGTCGCCTTCGGGCTGGAGATGCGCCGCGTGCCGAAGCCCGAGCGGCGGGCGCGCGTCGCCCGCGCGCTGGATCTCGTGCATCTGGCGCATCTGGCCGACCGTTTCCCGCGCCAGATGTCGGGCGGCCAGCAGCAGCGCGTGGCGCTGGCCCGCGCCCTGGTGATCGAGCCGCGGCTGCTGCTGCTGGACGAGCCGCTCTCCAACCTCGACGCCAAGCTGCGCGAGGAGATGCAGGTGGAGCTGCGCGAGCTGCAGAAGCGGGTCGGCGTCACCACCATCCTGGTGACGCATGACCAGCAGGAGGCGATGGCGCTGTGCGACCGTGTCGCCGTCATGCAGGGCGGGCGCATCGTGCAGATCGACCAGCCCTGGCGCGCCTATGACGCCCCGGCGGACGGGTTCGTGGCCGATTTCCTCGGCCGCAGCAATTGCCTGCCGGCGCGGGCCGGCGGCGGCATGGCCGAGGCCGCCGGCCACCGCTTCCGCCTGCCCGAGCCGCTCGCCTCGCTGTCGGGTGAGGTGGCGCTGTCGATCCGGCCGGAGCGGCTGCAGCTGCAGCCGGAGGATGCGCCCGGCCTGCCCGGAACAGTGCATTCGCGCGTCTTCCTCGGCGGCTTCTGGCTGTACCGCGTGGCGACGCCGGCCGGCGACATGCTGGTGACCGCGCAGAACACCGGCGCGGCGCCTGCCGAGGAAGGCAGCCCCGTCACCCTGGCCTGGGAGCCGCACAGCCTGCGGCGCCACGCATGA
- a CDS encoding transporter substrate-binding domain-containing protein, with the protein MSEQDEKNVSLERRGLFGMGAAGAALGGAAALLAPRAAMAQTVSRSRLQMIKDRGKLIVGTGSTNPPWHFEGADGKLQGMDIDLARLLAKSLFDDPNKVEFVLQGSDARIPSLITDKVDIVVQWMTVTPGRAQQVEFTIPYYREGVTLLLLARGAKYQNYDAMKAAGNAVTVGGMQNVFMEEWVRKALPQAKVDAFESPDAVLQALNARRIDAYMADQSAARWLMQQTPGRFIDAGYGWMPNSYASAVKPGDPIWLNWVNTVYKEAMMGVDFDYFAASYKKWFGIELPTPKIGYPNEFA; encoded by the coding sequence ATGAGTGAGCAGGACGAGAAGAACGTCAGCCTGGAACGGCGCGGGCTGTTCGGCATGGGGGCTGCCGGCGCGGCGCTCGGCGGTGCCGCCGCCCTGCTCGCGCCGCGGGCAGCCATGGCCCAGACCGTAAGCAGAAGCCGGCTGCAGATGATCAAGGACCGCGGCAAGCTGATCGTCGGCACCGGCAGCACCAACCCGCCCTGGCATTTCGAGGGCGCCGACGGCAAGCTGCAGGGCATGGATATCGACCTGGCCCGGCTGCTGGCCAAGTCGCTCTTCGACGACCCCAACAAGGTCGAATTCGTGCTGCAGGGCTCGGATGCCCGCATCCCCTCGCTGATCACCGACAAGGTGGACATCGTGGTGCAGTGGATGACGGTGACGCCGGGCCGCGCCCAGCAGGTCGAGTTCACCATCCCCTATTACCGCGAGGGCGTGACGCTGCTGCTGCTGGCGCGCGGCGCCAAGTACCAGAACTATGACGCCATGAAGGCCGCCGGCAATGCGGTGACGGTCGGCGGCATGCAGAACGTGTTCATGGAGGAATGGGTGCGCAAGGCGCTGCCCCAGGCCAAGGTGGACGCCTTCGAAAGCCCCGACGCCGTGCTGCAGGCGCTGAATGCCCGCCGCATCGACGCCTATATGGCCGACCAGTCGGCGGCGCGCTGGCTGATGCAGCAGACCCCGGGCCGCTTCATCGATGCCGGCTATGGCTGGATGCCGAATTCCTACGCCTCGGCGGTGAAGCCGGGCGACCCGATCTGGCTGAACTGGGTCAACACCGTCTACAAGGAAGCCATGATGGGGGTGGATTTCGACTACTTCGCCGCCTCCTACAAGAAGTGGTTCGGCATCGAGCTGCCGACGCCCAAGATCGGCTATCCGAACGAGTTCGCCTGA
- the thrC gene encoding threonine synthase: protein MELRCTACGEAHAPALLYACRRCGGILEVAGESGMAPPPALLASMWREAAHLSVTEPEAIVSLGEGETPLLRAPRLEAALPGFRGRIWLKDETRNPTGSFKDRLVSAGISKARELGARGVVCASSGNAGASVAAYAARAGMPAVIVVPAHTPQGKVTQIAAHGAVLLTVEGHYSRSYALAEKLAATQGLANLTTTFLNPWAVDGAKLAGLEIARQLGGRAPDHVLIPTGSGPLVQGVARGLAMAGLSTRLVAVQAEGCAPIARAWAAGAARVAAWDAPRTIASGISDPLIGYEADGTLTLRLLRESGGCAIAVSDDALRQAMRDLARLEGIYAEPTGASPVAALAPLLARGLVAPEAELVLMITGHGFKDPALWQSLPARIHAVADPDDLAAVARLWESAAAERD, encoded by the coding sequence ATGGAACTGCGCTGCACCGCCTGCGGGGAGGCCCATGCGCCGGCCCTGCTCTATGCCTGCCGGCGCTGCGGCGGCATCCTGGAGGTGGCGGGCGAGAGCGGCATGGCGCCGCCGCCGGCGCTGCTGGCCAGCATGTGGCGGGAGGCGGCGCATCTCTCGGTGACGGAGCCGGAGGCCATCGTCTCGCTGGGCGAGGGCGAGACGCCGCTTTTGCGTGCGCCGCGGCTGGAGGCGGCCTTGCCCGGCTTCCGCGGCCGGATCTGGCTGAAGGACGAGACCCGCAACCCCACCGGCTCCTTCAAGGACCGGCTGGTCAGTGCCGGCATCAGCAAGGCGCGGGAGCTGGGGGCGCGGGGCGTGGTCTGCGCCTCCTCCGGCAATGCCGGCGCCTCAGTCGCCGCCTATGCGGCGCGGGCGGGCATGCCCGCGGTGATCGTGGTGCCGGCGCACACGCCGCAGGGCAAGGTGACGCAGATCGCCGCGCATGGCGCGGTGCTGCTGACGGTGGAGGGGCATTACAGCCGCTCCTACGCGCTCGCCGAAAAACTCGCCGCGACGCAGGGCCTGGCCAATCTCACCACCACCTTCCTCAACCCCTGGGCGGTGGATGGCGCCAAGCTGGCGGGGCTGGAGATCGCGCGGCAGCTGGGCGGGCGGGCGCCGGACCATGTGCTGATCCCGACCGGCAGCGGCCCGCTGGTGCAGGGTGTGGCGCGGGGGCTGGCCATGGCGGGGCTGTCCACCCGCCTGGTGGCGGTGCAGGCCGAGGGCTGCGCGCCGATCGCCCGCGCCTGGGCGGCCGGCGCGGCGCGGGTCGCGGCCTGGGACGCGCCGCGCACCATCGCGTCGGGCATCAGCGACCCGCTGATCGGCTATGAGGCGGATGGCACGCTGACGCTGCGCCTGCTGCGCGAGAGCGGCGGCTGCGCCATCGCGGTCAGCGACGACGCGCTGCGCCAGGCGATGCGCGACCTCGCGCGGCTGGAAGGGATCTATGCCGAGCCGACCGGGGCCAGCCCGGTCGCCGCCCTGGCGCCGCTGCTGGCGCGTGGCCTGGTGGCGCCGGAGGCCGAGCTGGTGCTGATGATCACCGGCCATGGCTTCAAGGACCCGGCGCTGTGGCAATCCCTGCCGGCGCGCATCCATGCGGTGGCCGATCCGGACGACCTTGCGGCGGTGGCGCGGCTCTGGGAGTCTGCGGCGGCGGAGAGGGACTGA